In Elusimicrobiota bacterium, a single genomic region encodes these proteins:
- a CDS encoding esterase: MKGKVQIEAVSSSVLKGNPLSDPHRREIPVYLPPSYGKKRGKPYPVIYYLAGFTGGGRSVLNYNPWKENLAERLDRLIARGKVRECVLIIPDCFTAFGGSQYVNSSAVGRYEDHVVKELVPYFEDKLHLRRGPEGRAVMGKSSGGYGALSLGMKYPEVFGHALCHSGDMLFERCYGMDIPKFINCLDQRGGSAARLVREFLKSKRKDLLDHAAVNILAMAACYSPNPRSPWGFDFPFDTRTGELIPKTWARWREKDPVEAAQRFRANLKKLKTLYFDCGRRDEFCLHLGARKLSRVLKGLGVRHTYEEHDLGHFDMAERHDRSFQLLLGATP, translated from the coding sequence GTGAAAGGTAAGGTCCAGATCGAGGCGGTCTCGAGTTCCGTCTTGAAGGGAAATCCCTTGAGCGACCCTCACCGCCGAGAGATCCCGGTCTACCTGCCGCCGTCCTACGGGAAAAAGCGCGGCAAGCCCTATCCGGTGATCTATTATCTCGCGGGCTTTACCGGCGGGGGCCGGAGCGTGCTCAACTACAACCCCTGGAAGGAAAATCTGGCCGAAAGGCTCGACCGCTTGATTGCCCGGGGCAAGGTCCGGGAGTGCGTCCTGATCATCCCCGACTGCTTCACGGCCTTTGGTGGAAGCCAATACGTCAATTCTTCCGCGGTCGGGCGCTACGAGGACCACGTCGTGAAGGAGCTTGTCCCCTATTTTGAAGACAAGCTTCACCTCAGACGCGGCCCCGAGGGGCGCGCCGTCATGGGCAAGTCGAGCGGGGGTTACGGGGCCTTGAGCTTGGGGATGAAATACCCCGAGGTTTTCGGGCATGCGCTGTGCCACAGCGGGGACATGCTTTTTGAAAGGTGCTATGGCATGGACATCCCCAAATTTATCAATTGCCTGGATCAGCGCGGCGGGTCGGCCGCACGCCTCGTGAGGGAGTTCTTGAAGTCCAAGCGCAAAGACCTTCTCGACCATGCGGCCGTCAATATCTTGGCCATGGCCGCCTGCTATTCGCCCAATCCGAGAAGCCCCTGGGGCTTTGATTTTCCCTTCGACACGAGAACCGGGGAGCTCATCCCCAAAACATGGGCGCGCTGGAGGGAAAAAGATCCGGTCGAGGCCGCGCAACGCTTTCGCGCCAATCTCAAGAAATTAAAGACCCTATACTTCGACTGCGGCCGCCGCGACGAGTTTTGCCTGCATCTGGGTGCGCGCAAGCTCTCCCGTGTCCTCAAGGGCTTGGGGGTCCGGCATACTTACGAAGAGCACGACCTCGGCCATTTCGACATGGCCGAGCGCCACGACCGTTCTTTCCAGCTTTTGCTGGGTGCCACTCCATGA
- the murQ gene encoding N-acetylmuramic acid 6-phosphate etherase yields the protein MAHHPGVYARLPTEKPNPRTRHIDLKSALEIVRVFNREDEGVARAVGREAASLARAAQVAAACLSRGGRLIFVGAGTSGRLGVLEAAECPPTFNTEPGQIQAVMAGGKSSVFRSKEGAEDDPRAGAAAVRGFSAGDVVVGIAASGITPFVQGALEAARRRGCRTVLVTSNGRPAGNPAEITIAPRVGPEVIAGSTRMKSGTAAKLVLNTLTSAAMIRLGKVHDHWMVDLKPTSRKLRLRGVRIICDLGRVSPARAQGLFKKSGWSVKLAVLMARSGLSLSDARLALEKAGSLRRALESL from the coding sequence GTGGCCCATCATCCCGGCGTCTACGCCCGGCTTCCCACCGAGAAGCCCAATCCCAGGACCCGGCATATAGATTTGAAAAGCGCGCTCGAGATTGTGCGCGTCTTCAACCGGGAGGACGAGGGCGTGGCCCGGGCCGTGGGCCGGGAGGCCGCGTCCCTGGCGCGGGCGGCCCAGGTCGCGGCGGCTTGCTTGAGCCGCGGCGGAAGACTCATTTTCGTTGGGGCCGGGACGAGCGGGCGCCTGGGCGTGCTGGAGGCGGCGGAGTGCCCGCCTACCTTCAATACCGAGCCGGGGCAGATACAGGCCGTGATGGCGGGCGGCAAGTCCTCTGTGTTTCGCTCCAAGGAAGGGGCCGAGGACGACCCTCGCGCCGGGGCCGCCGCGGTGCGGGGCTTCTCGGCCGGGGACGTGGTGGTGGGGATCGCGGCCAGCGGCATCACCCCTTTCGTCCAAGGCGCGCTCGAGGCGGCCAGGCGCCGGGGTTGCCGGACGGTTCTGGTGACTTCGAACGGCCGGCCCGCCGGCAATCCCGCCGAGATCACCATCGCCCCGCGCGTGGGGCCCGAGGTGATCGCGGGCTCGACCCGCATGAAGTCCGGCACCGCGGCCAAGCTCGTGCTCAACACTTTGACGAGCGCAGCCATGATTCGCCTGGGCAAGGTGCACGACCATTGGATGGTGGACTTGAAGCCCACCTCGCGCAAGCTCCGCCTGAGAGGGGTGCGCATCATCTGCGATTTGGGCCGCGTGAGCCCGGCCCGGGCCCAAGGGTTGTTCAAAAAGTCCGGCTGGAGCGTGAAGCTCGCGGTGCTCATGGCCCGGTCCGGCCTTTCCTTGTCCGATGCCCGGTTGGCCCTCGAGAAAGCGGGGTCCCTGCGCCGGGCCTTGGAGAGTCTGTGA
- a CDS encoding alpha/beta fold hydrolase, with amino-acid sequence MRLLWAALVIGGAWGASAVKPAKTLPELPGELVELRTQDGWTLKGRYFPAQKERLTFILLHGRKQRKEFWQRLALELAKAGYGCLGLDLRGHGGSATAPDGQPKTWKQFKAGKGENDYADMSLDIQAAVAHLGGLGISEDKIGLIGFEVGGSVGAKYAAVHPKVPMFAWLSPGMSHQEVVTVNAVRAYKDRPILLIYSERDKYPAKETPILYAFAKRSAGERNATLISVPDRDGAKLLNGGMCRKIVEWIANPIKPEPEPVADDALPEGSPGPAAPAVQPTQVQ; translated from the coding sequence GTGAGGCTCCTCTGGGCCGCGCTGGTCATCGGGGGAGCGTGGGGCGCTTCAGCGGTCAAACCCGCCAAGACGTTGCCCGAGCTTCCGGGAGAGCTTGTCGAGCTCAGAACCCAGGATGGCTGGACCCTCAAGGGCCGCTACTTTCCCGCTCAAAAGGAGAGGCTGACTTTCATCCTCCTGCACGGCCGCAAGCAGCGCAAGGAGTTTTGGCAGCGCCTGGCGCTTGAGCTGGCCAAGGCCGGCTACGGCTGCCTCGGCCTCGACCTACGCGGGCACGGAGGGAGCGCCACGGCTCCGGACGGCCAGCCCAAGACCTGGAAGCAGTTCAAGGCCGGCAAGGGCGAGAACGACTACGCCGACATGTCCCTGGACATTCAGGCCGCGGTGGCCCACTTGGGGGGCCTTGGAATATCCGAGGATAAAATCGGGCTCATCGGCTTCGAGGTCGGGGGGTCGGTGGGCGCCAAATACGCGGCCGTGCATCCGAAAGTCCCCATGTTCGCGTGGCTCTCTCCGGGGATGAGCCACCAGGAGGTGGTCACGGTGAACGCCGTGCGCGCCTACAAGGACCGCCCCATCCTGCTGATCTACTCGGAGCGCGACAAATATCCCGCCAAGGAGACTCCTATCCTCTATGCATTCGCCAAGCGCTCGGCCGGCGAGCGCAACGCCACGCTGATCTCCGTCCCTGACCGCGACGGGGCCAAGCTCTTGAACGGCGGCATGTGCCGCAAGATAGTGGAGTGGATCGCAAACCCGATCAAGCCCGAGCCGGAGCCCGTGGCGGACGACGCGCTTCCCGAGGGTTCGCCAGGGCCGGCCGCTCCCGCGGTCCAGCCGACGCAAGTCCAGTAG
- a CDS encoding nucleoside-diphosphate kinase: protein MEETLILIKPDGLARRLTGLTIDRLDAAGLEMVAAKMVGVSEDLAREHYKALSDKPFFASLIKYIRGEFHGLKDNRVLAMVYRGEGAIAKVRQIAGATNPEQAAPGTIRGSFGRITTAGQFENVIHASSDPADAAREVKLWFSPDEILR, encoded by the coding sequence ATAGAAGAAACCCTCATACTCATCAAGCCGGACGGTCTGGCGCGCAGGCTCACTGGGCTGACCATCGACCGTCTCGACGCCGCGGGCCTCGAGATGGTGGCCGCCAAAATGGTCGGCGTGTCGGAGGATCTCGCCCGGGAGCATTACAAGGCGCTTTCGGACAAGCCGTTTTTCGCCAGCCTCATCAAGTACATCCGCGGGGAGTTCCACGGGCTCAAGGACAACCGAGTCCTGGCCATGGTCTACCGCGGGGAAGGGGCCATTGCCAAGGTGCGCCAGATCGCGGGCGCTACGAACCCCGAGCAGGCCGCTCCCGGCACCATCCGGGGCTCCTTCGGGCGCATCACCACGGCGGGACAATTCGAGAACGTCATCCACGCTTCCTCGGATCCGGCCGACGCCGCCCGAGAGGTCAAGCTCTGGTTTTCCCCCGACGAGATATTGAGGTGA
- a CDS encoding response regulator has product MIVDDEKDVVTLLKYVLEKDGHRVSEAYNGAEALQKLGLEPEAASGGEPPDLILLDVMMPILDGYSLSSRLASNSRTRSIPIVVITAKGGMRDLFQLAPNVATYIEKPFDPHKLRELISSMLKSSRR; this is encoded by the coding sequence ATGATCGTCGACGACGAGAAGGACGTCGTGACCCTCCTTAAGTACGTGCTGGAGAAGGACGGACACCGGGTGAGCGAGGCCTACAACGGGGCCGAAGCCCTTCAAAAGCTCGGGCTGGAGCCCGAGGCGGCCTCGGGCGGGGAGCCTCCCGATCTGATCCTTTTGGACGTGATGATGCCTATCCTGGACGGCTACTCGCTGAGCTCCCGGCTCGCCTCCAACTCCCGCACGCGCTCCATCCCCATCGTGGTGATTACCGCCAAGGGCGGAATGCGCGACCTCTTCCAGCTTGCCCCCAACGTCGCCACCTATATCGAAAAACCCTTCGACCCCCACAAATTGCGCGAGCTCATCAGCAGCATGCTGAAGTCCTCCCGGCGATAG